The following are encoded together in the Thalassomonas haliotis genome:
- a CDS encoding HigA family addiction module antitoxin: MALVRSNQLPVTHAGIIFKKRILERHNITVSDAAKLMHIGRPHLSKFASGKVAVTAPLAMKLEKSTGISAGFWMNIQKSYDLYIHRDLEIEAEPLPMVATG, encoded by the coding sequence ATGGCTTTAGTCAGAAGTAATCAGTTACCAGTGACCCATGCTGGAATTATCTTTAAAAAACGTATTCTGGAGCGCCACAACATAACTGTCTCAGATGCAGCAAAACTAATGCATATTGGCAGACCTCATTTATCTAAATTCGCAAGTGGTAAGGTCGCAGTAACGGCTCCTTTAGCAATGAAGCTTGAAAAAAGCACGGGGATCTCTGCCGGCTTCTGGATGAATATTCAGAAATCCTATGATTTGTATATACATCGAGATTTAGAAATTGAGGCCGAACCTTTGCCTATGGTGGCCACTGGCTAA